CTCGAAACCACACGAGAGAACCTCTCTGCGAACGGTATCACGGTGGTCGAGAACGAGACCGTGATGCTACGCGAGGCCGAGGCCCCCGAGGGACTGCCCGACGACGCCGACGCCCTCTTTCTTGGCGGCAGTCGGAACTTCGAGGAGGTCCTCGACCACGCGGTCGAGACCGGTATCGAGACGGTGGTGATGAACGTCTCGCGCCTCGAAGTCGCCGGGCGAGCGGTCGAGGCCTTCCGAGACCGGGACCTCCTCTCAGAGGTGGTCCAGTTGCAGGTGGGCCACGGCTACGAGTTGGCCGGCGCGACCAGTTTCGACGCCCAGAACCCGGTGTACATGGTCGTCGGCGGAACGGACGACGAGACCGACTCCGCCGAGGAGGACGCATCGTGACCCTCTACGGCGTCGGTCTCGGTCCGGGTGACGCCGACCTCGTGACGGTCCGGGGCAAGCGCGTCCTC
This genomic window from Halorussus lipolyticus contains:
- the cbiT gene encoding precorrin-6Y C5,15-methyltransferase (decarboxylating) subunit CbiT, which codes for MTRTALPKNAKAGPTKSEVRAVLLDKLDLRADDHFVEVGSCTGAVTIEAARRAGRVTALERKPERLETTRENLSANGITVVENETVMLREAEAPEGLPDDADALFLGGSRNFEEVLDHAVETGIETVVMNVSRLEVAGRAVEAFRDRDLLSEVVQLQVGHGYELAGATSFDAQNPVYMVVGGTDDETDSAEEDAS